The Vanessa atalanta chromosome 12, ilVanAtal1.2, whole genome shotgun sequence nucleotide sequence TAAATTATCAACAGAAAAAGAAAAGTTCAacgaacaatataaaaaattaacaaatacattattcCCTGTTAATACCAGTGAAGTGAAAGCTTGGAATGAAAATTACATCTTTGTCAACAAAGACGTCGTTTTATATAGATCTTTTCTTGAAATTTTAATGgacaattacaatacaatattcacGGCTATGGACTTTCAAGATCAACCCGACGCCGCTCATCAAGCAAGTCAAATAATCAAATCTAACTTTCCTAATTCTAGAAATGTCTTTAGTTCCGAAGATTTCCAAGATTCCTCGTTTATTATGAGCAACGTCCTATGGTTCGAAGGTTATTGGTCATCAATCTTTGATGTATCACAAACCAAATTGGAATTGGTAAACTCTTTCCATGGCAGAACGGGTATTGTAAACATGATGCAGATGAAAGCGAAAGTGCGTTCTAGTCACATGGAACTGATGAAGGCTACCGTGACAGAATTACCGTATGGGAATGACGGGAAATACTGTATGCTGTTATTATTTCCCGATCCAGGAGACAGTGTAGAAGACGTTTATAGTAACTTCAACAGAGTTACATTGAGGGATATATTTGCTAAGCTACAGAGCGATGAAGAACAGTTTGGTTTAAAAAAAGTCGAGGTCAAGTTACCGCGATTCTCAAAAATATCTAAACTGCAGTTACGTACTCCACTTAATCGTATGGGTATTTTGGACGCATTTGAACGAAAATACgctcaatttaataaaatgagtgAAGATCCTTATTACATTGAGTCAATTGAACATAACGTAGTAGTTAGGGTGGCGGAAATGGGGACCATAGCGTATGCGACTACGCCGGGTGTCAACAGAGCTTACAGTaacataattgaaaataaggTTATGCCACCCTTTACTTTCTTTATCATAGAAAAGCCTACTGCGACTGTAATTTTCGGCggaatattttagtaaacactgtaaataaataaactatcagTATAGCTGATGATTTTATTAAgtgacaacaaaaaaattatcaagcAAGTATGTCGTAAGTATCCTGAAATAGTAAGGGAAACATGTCTTTATACTTCTTGAAAGCCTTAAAAATATGCCCATTGTATAAGGCACCCTAAAAACTGAACCGATATTCATGAATAGTACTCCGACTCGTGTTCCCGCGTAATCTGAGTGACGAGTGGCTGAGATTCTATGGTTTATgttgtaagtttatataatatttatatttatttacaaataattatcgCTTACAATAactcaaaatcaatcaaaatattttaacataaattacgtcgttcgcagccgaaggacttaaaaaaaaccgaaagtactttaaaagtgaatttattttaattcacaaacttattttactaatattaatactaatttaattagactacttcatgtgttgaagttgtaacacagaatgccctcagaaccaattattatattatttatattataatattatttatattaatacttttcttaattctaagagacacagaaattataaagaaagatcggtgtggtccgttgttgggcggcgtgatgttgcgcaagggttgctggtaccgggccgtcgtcggtggtttcggcgaacgcgatgtcctaatgtacctccatagggtggtcgcatacataacaCATATATTCCCCTCAACAGATGTTGTTATCATGACTGGGAAATATCTGATCGGAAATCATTAGTGAGGGACGATCTTGCTAGAATAGATCCAGAACAACGAGTTCTAGATTTGGTTCAAAAGGCGCTTTGGGCTGGTCCACTTGCGAACTCAGTTTTCTGTGAGGACGAGAGAATTGATCAAATGTCTGGAGACATATTGAATGATTACGTAATGTGTAACTTTAAATCCAGTAACTGTTGTGTTGCGAGTGTTGGAGTGCCTTTTGAGGAAACTATGAAGCTAGCGGAACAGATTCATATTATAACCTTATTCGCCTGTGTTGTGTGTTAACAATAGACAATGCTTTCGCAACAAGTGACGAAAACTATCAAATGGTgtctgtaaaatattatgtaataataggaaaaaccaaaattttaagattttttttttgttaattaggtAATAGGACACGCGGGTGCTtgcgaatatataattaactagcgacccgccccggcttcgcacgggtgcaactctgatactaaatatactacagaatgactTACAACGTCTCAGATTTTCTGTCATTATACAATACAAACCACTATCTCCCTgcttaaatctgtaatatctgtaaagggccatattgatctatactcaatgaacaatgtatttaagatacttaataattagataaggataaatgctgtattgtttaaaatcacttcgaaaataagccattatttatcgtaaatgtaaaggataaaaaattataggatAGGATATTCTGGctgataacccacaataaccacttttttgaagaccttttaaaGGTACTATTGTACACATTTAAAGGAGTATTATgtggtatattattttgatctgatAGGGACTAGAgcttgcaatgtaagcgcaaaaaaatgtgttatttacgacctctaaaataatcaacatttctctactatattgtgcatgtattatacatataaaccttcctcttgaataaatctatctattgaaaaaaagcGATACAAAattcgttgtgtaattttaacgaTCTAagtatacacagggacag carries:
- the LOC125067934 gene encoding leukocyte elastase inhibitor-like, with translation MAGISFGASGVTRRQINRAFKLSTEKEKFNEQYKKLTNTLFPVNTSEVKAWNENYIFVNKDVVLYRSFLEILMDNYNTIFTAMDFQDQPDAAHQASQIIKSNFPNSRNVFSSEDFQDSSFIMSNVLWFEGYWSSIFDVSQTKLELVNSFHGRTGIVNMMQMKAKVRSSHMELMKATVTELPYGNDGKYCMLLLFPDPGDSVEDVYSNFNRVTLRDIFAKLQSDEEQFGLKKVEVKLPRFSKISKLQLRTPLNRMGILDAFERKYAQFNKMSEDPYYIESIEHNVVVRVAEMGTIAYATTPGVNRAYSNIIENKVMPPFTFFIIEKPTATVIFGGIF